A segment of the Terriglobia bacterium genome:
TCAATCCGCTTCCCGCTTTCATCGCGCGGCGCCGCGTCACTCTCCCGCTCCTGCCTCGTCACGACGGAGCGCCACAACATCAGGCAGCCGATCCCGATGAGCACGACCGGCCAGGCGTCCCGCATGGCAATCCGCAGAACGTGGAAGTTACCGGCCAGGAAGAGGGTTCCGACGACGATCCAGAAAACACCCGATCCGCCTCGAATATCATCATACGAACCAGCCAGTTTGACGCTGCCCCACACGATGAGGAGGACCGGCCAGAAACGCCAGATCGCATCCACATTGACGAAACCCATATTCCCAAGCAGAAACACGAGCCCGATCGTCAGAAAAACAAATCCGGAAAAGAGGTGCCGGCTGGGGTGATTCCAGCGGTTGTGCCGCCGCTGCATGCGTTGCTCCCAGCGGCGCTCCCAGCGCTGCCGCTTCCGCTCCCATCGATCGGCGTCCATAAATCCTCCTGGCCCTAATCTAACCAGGAACATACGGCCCGCGTGCATGCCTTTCGGCAAACCGCAGCCACCCACCGGTGAACAGCGGTCGGCCGGCAAGAAGTGAATCTTCAACGTGTTATAGTGCGTTTTCAGATGGACGCGCGCGGAATGGATCTCGCTGTCGAGGAGACGCTCGCCGGCACCTTATTCATCGATATCCACACCCATCTGTTTCATCCGGGCTTTGGCTCGCTCTCGCTCTGGGGTATCGATGAACTCCTGACGTATCACTACCTCGAAGCGGAACTGTTCCGATTCTCCTCCATCCGCCCCGAAGCTTATTGGGCGCTCCACAAACAGCAGCGCGCGGACCTGGTCTGGAAAACCCTGTTTGTCGAAAACACTCCACTCTCCGAAGCGACGCGCGGCGTGATCGCGGTGCTGCAGGCGTTTGGCCTGAATGCCGGCGCTTCAACGCTGGATTCTGTTCGTGCTTTCTTCTGCAAGCAGGATTTCGCCGAACATGTCCGGAACGTTTTCCAACTCGCGGGCGTCAGCGAGGTCGTGATGACGAACGACCCTCTGGACAATGAAGAAGCGGCCCTGTGGAAAGCGGGAGCCAGTGGCGGCCAAGGCTTCATGCCCGCTTTGCGGCTCGATCGCATCTTGAACGACGGCGCCACGACAGACTCCGATCCACGGCAATTCCTCGAACAAAGCGCGGCGCGAATGATGCCCAAGTACATGGCGGTTTCCCTGCCGGATTCTTTCACATTTCCCTCCGCCGATCTGCGGACGAAGCTGCTTCGCGAAGCCGTGTTGCCGGCCTGCCGGCAGCTCGACATTCCACTTGCGCTCATGATCGGCGTGCGCCGCGGAGTGAATCCTGCGCTTCGCTCGGCGGGAGACGCTGCTGGGCGCGCGGATATGCGCTCGCTCGAAGCGCTCTGCTCCGAATTTCCCGATAACCGCTTTCTGGTCAGTATGCTCAGCCGGGAAAATCAGCACGAACTCTGCGTCTATGCGCGGAAGTTCCGTAACCTGCTTCCCTTCGGCTGCTGGTGGTTTTTGAACAATTCTTCCATTGTCGAGGAGATCACCCGCGAACGGCTGGAGATGCTCGGCACCAGCTTCATTCCGCAGCACTCGGACGCCCGAGTCCTCGAACAACTGATCTACAAGTGGCGCAACACGCGGCGGACGATCGCGCCGATTCTTGCAGCAGCATACAAACGGCTCGAAGAGGACGGGCGCTCCGTCAGCCGTTCCGACATCCAACGCGACGTGAACCGGTTATTCCGCGGTAACTTTGAACACTGGACCACAACGCATGCGCGCTGAAGCTGAAGCCTCGACGCCGGCGGAACGCTCCAGCTATTTTCGCTGGGGATTGTGCGGCCTGCTGTTTTTTGCGACCACAATCAATTACGTCGACCGGCAGGTCCTGAGTATCCTCAAGCCCACGCTTCAGGCGCAGTTCGGCTGGCGCGAGTCGGATTACTCCTGGATCGTCGTCGCATTTCAGCTGGCTTATGCCGTGATGATGCCGATTGCCGGGAGGTTGATTGATCGCATCGGCACACGTATCGGTTACGCGGCGGCGGTCGTCGTGTGGAGCCTGGCGTCCGTGTCGCACGCGTTTGCGCGATCGGCGGTTCAGTTCACCGTTGCGCGATTCAGTCTCGGCATCGGCGAGGCCGGCAACTTCCCGGCGGCCGTCCGGACGATTGCCGAAGCTTTTCCGCAGGAAGAACGCTCATTCGCAACCGGAATCTTCAACGGCGGCACCAATATCGGAGTCATTGCGGCCGCGCTCATTGTTCCGGCGGTGACGCTGCGAATGGGATGGCAGGCCACATTCCTGGTGACCGGCGCGATGGGATTTGCATGGATCGTCGCGTGGGTCGTTGCCCATAGAGTTCTGCGGCCTGTCCCCCTGATACAGGGGGACAGCCGCCCCGCAGGGGCGGCAGGGGGTCGCTCACACACCGTGTTGGCGCCGACGAGAGAACTCCTTGCGGACCGGGCGTCCTGGGCGTTCATCATCGGGAAGTTCGTTACCGATCCGGTGTGGTGGTTTTATCTGTTCTGGATTCCGGGCTTCCTGAACAAAGCGTATGGCGTCGACCTGACCTCTGTCGGGCCTCCATTGATCACGATCTATCTCGCGGCCGATGCCGGCTCGATCGCGGGCGGCTGGCTGTCTAAAGGATTCGCATCGCGGGGCTGGCCTCCCAATTCCGCGCGCAAGACGGCGATGCTGATCTGCGCTGCAGCGGCGACGCCGGTGATGCTGTTGCTCTGGGTACAGACGCTGTGGCCCGCTGTCGCTCTGATCGGACTGGCGGCTGCAGCCCATCAAGGCTGGGCGGCTAATCTTTTCACCATCGTTTCGGACGCCTTTCCAAAGCAGGCCGTCGCATCCGTTATCGGGCTTGGCGGCCTTGCCGGAGCGGTGAGCGGGTTACTGGTCTCGCCGCTGGTCGGCTACTGGCTGGATTTTTCGAACGGCGCGTACCGGCCGATCTTCTTTCTTGCAGGAACGGCTTATCTCGGAGCTCTTTTGCTGATCCACGCATTCGTTCCACAGCTCGGAGGCCGGCGGAGTTTGACGTGACCCCGATTCTGGAAATCCTGGAGGTCTCGAAATCTTTTCCCGGCGTCAAGGCGCTGCAATCGATCCAATTCGAAGCCGCTCCCGGAGAAGTCGTTGCATTGGTCGGCGAGAACGGAGCCGGCAAATCCACCTTGATGAAGATCCTTGCCGGAATCCATCAGCCCGATTCCGGCAGCATCCGCATCGATGGAGCGCCCGTCGAGATCCGTTCGCCGCGCGATGCCGCTCGGCTTGGTATTGCCGTCATTCACCAGGAACTCGAGCTGGTGGAAACGCTCGACGTTGCCGGTAATATCTTCCTTGGCCGCGAATTCACGTGGAGGGCTGCGCCCTTCATTGACAAGAACCGGATGTGGCTCGAAGCCGGAAAGATCCTTCAGCAGCTCAATGCTCCGATCTCGCCTCGCGCCCGTATATCGGAGCTTCCGCTGGCGCATAAACAACTGGTCGAGATCGCACGCGCTCTCTCGCTGAACGCGAAAATCCTGCTGATGGACGAACCCACATCCAGCCTGACCGCGGCGGAGGCCGAAAATTTGATGAGGATCACCGGTGAGCTGAAGGCGAGCGGCGTCTGCATCATTTATATATCGCACCGCCTGTCGGAAATTCGGAGGATCGCCGACCGGGTGATTGTTCTGCGTGACGGGAAGAACGCGGGAGAGCTTCGCGCCGGCGAGATCACGCATGACCGCATGATCCGGCTGATGGTCGGCCGCGATTTGACGCCGTCTTCGCATGCGGCGGCATCCACGCCGCAGCCTGGCGGATTCGAAATCCGACAGTTCCGAACATCTGCATACCCCGAGGCTGAGATATCCCTGATCGCTTACGCCGGAGAAATCCTTGGAATTACGGGCCTGGTCGGAGCCGGCCGCTCGGAGCTGGCGCGAGCCATATTCGGAGTGGACCGTCCGGTTTCAGGCACTCTCTTCCGTGAAGGCGCGCCTTTGAAGATCGATTCGGTGCGCGACGCTATTGGCGCGGGCATCTATCTGGTTCCGGAGGACCGTCGAAGCCTGGGCCTGATCACGTCGATGACAGTGAGAGAAAACATCACGCTGCCCGCCATGCGGCGCTATTCGTCCGGCGGACTGATTCGCCGAGCCGCCGAGAACCGCGGCGCGAAAAAAGCCTGCGAGGCGCTGCGGATCAAGACGCCTTCGCTTGAGACTGCCGCGGCTTCGCTCAGCGGCGGGAACCAGCAGAAGGTCGTGCTGGCGAAGTGGCTTTCGCTGGATCCGAAGCTTTTGCTGTTCGACGAGCCGACCCGCGGAGTCGACGTCGGCGCCAAGGCGGAAATTTATCAGCTGATGCGGGAGCTGGCCGGACGTGGCGCCGCCATCATCATGATCAGCAGCGACATGGAAGAGATCCTCGGAAACAGCGATCGGGTGGCCGTGATGCGCGAAGGTCAGATCACCGGTGTACTTGATCGTGCGCAGTTGAGCGAAGAGGCCATCATGCGATTGGCGGTCGCGTGACGCGAAAGGACCTCGGCATCCTCGCGCTGCTCGTCATCCTCTGTGTTGTGACGGCTGTCCGGAATCCGCAATTCCTCAGCGCCGCGAATCTCCAGAATATGAGCCGGCTGATCGGGATGTTCGGAATATTCAGCATCGGAGGCGGCATCGTCATTATTACGGGCGGCATCGACCTGTCGGTCGGCTCGGCCTTTGCTCTCCTCGGTATCCTGTTATCGATGATGTTGACGGAGTGGCATTGGCCGGCCGCTGCGGCCGCCGCTGCGGTCATCGTCCTTGGCATGCTGATGGGCCTCGCTCACGGAATTCTGATTACACGGCTCCGGCTTCAGCCCTTCATCGTGACGCTTTGCGGATTGCTGCTCTATCGCGGCATGGCGAGATATATCGCGGAGGACACGACGAAAGGATTCGGCAGCCAGGGTTTCGAGTGGCTGCGCCGCGCCGCAACCGGAACCGTCGCGGGTGTACCGATGCCGTTTGTGCTGCTTGTGGTCGTTGCGGTGTTTATGGGCGTCGTGCTGCATTCCTCGGTTTATGGCCGGCATCTGTTCGCGGTCGGCCGCAATGCCGAAGCCTCGCGATATTCGGGAATCCACGCCGATAACGTGATCACCATTGCCTATGTTATTGCGGGAGGCCTGACGGGAATCGCCGCGATCCTGATCGCGTTTTACACCAACTCGATTTCGCCATCGTCGCACGGCAACTTTTACGAACTGTACGCGATTGCGGCGGCCGTCCTCGGTGGCTGCAGTCTGCGAGGCGGCGAGGGTTCGATCGTGGGGGTTGTGATCGGAACGGCTTTGCTGCAGGTGTTGAGGAATCTGGTCAACCTGCTCGATATTCCAGGCTCGCTGGATTTTGCAGTAATGGGCGCCGTGATTCTGATCGGCGTGATCGCCGATCAGATTTTACGGCCACGGAACAAAGTCGTCTTGTAGTAGCCGCAGATGACGCGGATGACGCAGATGATGACCATCTGCGTCATCCGCGTCATCTGCGGCTACATCTATTTCGACCGGCCTTTATAACCCTGCGCGATCATCTGGATCGAGAAGATCTCATCCTGCCGCTGGTTGTTGAACACGCCATACAGCGTCTTCTTGTCTTTGCCGCTGAATACAACGGTGATGAAGGGGCGCGGAATCGGAATCTGTCCGATGATCTTGCCATCGGTTCCGATAACGGAGAGGGCGGGTTTCCCGCCCGGGAGACCCGGGCCGCCGGTGGCATAAAGGCGCCCTTGTGAGTCGACCGCGCTGCCATCGCCGCCTGCCATCGCGTACTGGCGCTCGTTGGTGAGGGAGCCGTCGGGCTTGATGTCAAAGGCAATCATGCTGCCGCCACCGCCGCCCGCTGGCGCAGGCGTAATTCGCCCGGTGACGTAAAGTGTTTTCTCGTTGGGGCTGAGAACGATGCCATTGGTTCCCGCAACAGTTCCCTGTTTGGTGATAACGCCGGCCGGGTTCGCATAGAAAACGCCGCCCATCGTGAAATAGACGCCGCCGTTGCTTGCCGCCACCATATCGTTCACGAGGCCGCCGGCGCAATCCAACGGTTCTCCATTGATCATGTTTGCGAAGATGTGGCGTTTGGGTTCGAGTTGCTCGATCGCCTGCGGCAGGGCTCTTTCAAGAACAAACAGACTTCCCTTCTTATTCATGGCGATGGAGCCGGCCGTCGGGGTGTGGGTGTAGGGGAACGTCACTTTCCCGTCTTTGTCGATCTTCATCACCTGGCTGTTGGTGTTCTGTGCCGCCAGAATTCCGCCGTCTTTCGTCGCCATAATGCCGTCGGCATCGTTGCCCGTGCCCGTCCAGACCGACTTCCATTTCTGCCCGGCAGCGATAATCCCCGGAATCGCCGTCACTGTGTATTCCTCAGGACCCGTGTCCGCCGCACTGCCACGTCCTCCACCGCTTCCGCGACCCGCTCCGCCGCCCCGTCCTGCCGCGCTGCCCGAGCCCCGACCGGCCCCACCGCCGCGCGCCTGAGTTGGCGGAACTTTACAATTCTTGGCGATGAAAGCCGCGTACTTGGCATCCTGCGGAGCCTGCACGCCAGGCCCGGTCTGCGAGGCCGGAGCCTGTCCGAGCACGACCATCGCGCCGAGACACCCCGCCGCCGCAAGTAAAGTCACTTTCGAATTCATAACCTGCTCCTTAACTAAAAGTCCATTTCTGGTGCGGAAGTGTATACCGGGCAATTCCGGGACAGACACCAAATTCCAAGGACCCTTATTGGAAATTCGAGATTGGAAGGTCGAAATTGGAGATTGGATTTCCCGATTTCGAATCTCGAACCTCCAATTTCGAATTTCCAATAGTTTGTTAATTGCTCTTCAGCTCCTGATACACCTCGCTCACAAATCGATCCGCGCTCGTCACGTCCGCTCCCGCCGCGCCGAGCCCGCCCGCCGTCGTGGCATCCCACGGCGCGGTCACCTTCGCGGCGACGACTTCCTTTTCCGTCTTTCCCTGCGCGATCAGCGCCTTCACTTTATCCCGCACGCTCTTGATCATGTCCGCGTATGGAACCAGGTCATTCCGCTTGATCCACGTGCCGTGTCCCGGAATCAGCACCGTATCGGGGCCTGCGGTCTTCATCAGCTGCTCGCATCCTTCCAACATGCCGTTCAGGGTGCCGCCGTTGGCGCGATCGATGAAGGGATAGCCGAAGTTGCGGTAGAAATCGCCGATCATGATGACGTTCGTGTTTTCGAACCGGACCATCGTATCGCCGCCTGTATGCGCCGCCCGGACCGGAATCAGGTCGATCACCTCGCCGTTCATATGCAGCTTCACGGGAGCGCCCATTCCGTAAGTCACGATGGGATATCCCGAGGTATCCCGCGCAGCGCCCGCATTGCCGTTGCCGCCGCGCGGCGGCCGAGCCATCTGTTCGCGCAGTTCCTCACGCGCGAAGATAACGACACCCAGCTTTTCGAAAAATGGATTTCCCGCGGTGTGATCCGGATGGATATGCGTGTTTGCCATGAAGCGGATCGGCTCCGTGCTGATCTTCCGGATCGCCGCCAGAAGCTTCTGCGAAACCTGGGCATATTGCGCGTCGACCATGAAGATGCCGTCCGGCCCAGCCAGTACACCGACCAGCCCGCCCGCCGCGTCCGGATGATTCACATCGACATTCGGCGACCCCGCGATCATGTAAAGGTTCGACGAGACCTTTTTTGCCGTGAATTCGATTTTGCTGTAATCGGTTCCCTGAGCCAGCACGCTGGCGGAAAGAGCCGCTGCGGCGAAAAGAACGGCGGACAAATACCAGGCGGACTTCATGGCAGTCTCCTTTGGAGGGGTTCGGAGCGATATTGTAACTCAATCAAGATGGGAATGAATTAACGCTGGGAGTCTCCGAATGTTGTTTGAAGTTACTAACCGCCCCGTCTGCGCCGCTAAGGAACGGGACCATTTTATTAATGGCGCAGCCACCCCGCCTTGGAAAGGCGGGGAATGTCCATCTCGAAAACCCTCAGTGCATTCACACCGGGTATGCGCCTACGCGATGGTGCCGTCATCGTTTCGGGACGAGTCTCAGAATCTTGCCGCCGGGGCCGTCGGTCATGACGTACAAGGCGCCGTCGGGTCCTTCATTCACGCCGCGGATTCTGGCGTTGAGATTCGTCAGCAGTCGTTCCTCGCCGATGACCCGTTCTCCATTCAGGACCAGGCGTACCAGCGTCCGCCCGACCAGCTCGCAAACAAAGAGGTCGCCTTGCCACGCCGGGAACAGTTTTCCGGTATAGAAGGCGATTCCGGCCGGCGCGATATCGGGTGTCCAGAAATAAACCGGCTGTTCCATTCCTTCCTGAAATGTTTTGTCGCCGTTGATGGGCTTGCCGTTGTACTCGTGGCCGTAGCCGATAACGGGAAAGCCGTAATTCTTCCCTTTCTCGACGGCATTGATCTCGTCGCCGCCCCGCGGGCCGTGCTCGCTGGTCCATAGCTTGCCGGTGCGGGGATGGATGGTGATTCCCTGCACGTCTCTGAACCCGAGAGCGTAGATTTCGGGGTGCGCGCCGGGCCGGCCGGCGAACGGATTGTCTTTGGGAATCGTTCCATCGGTATTGATCCGCAGGATCTTGCCCATGTTGCTGTCGAGCTGCTGCGGCTGCGGCCAATCGACGGAATTGATCCCGAGACCCGCCGGAATGGACGACGTCACCAGCAGCGTTCCGTCCGGCGCTTGAATCACTCGTCCAAGCGTGCCCTCGCCATTGAGCAGGATTTTGAGGTCTTCGATGCGCGTATCGTCCGCAGAGAGTCTGGCTCGC
Coding sequences within it:
- a CDS encoding DUF5668 domain-containing protein, coding for MDADRWERKRQRWERRWEQRMQRRHNRWNHPSRHLFSGFVFLTIGLVFLLGNMGFVNVDAIWRFWPVLLIVWGSVKLAGSYDDIRGGSGVFWIVVGTLFLAGNFHVLRIAMRDAWPVVLIGIGCLMLWRSVVTRQERESDAAPRDESGKRIDEVPPTSSNSVLTATAILGATVRRNNSQDFRGGDATAILGGCDIDLRTANITPRHEPVLEVFAMWGGIVIKVPPDWTVVSRVDPILGGFEDKTIPPKDESKRFVVSGTAVMGGVEVRN
- a CDS encoding glucuronate isomerase — encoded protein: MDARGMDLAVEETLAGTLFIDIHTHLFHPGFGSLSLWGIDELLTYHYLEAELFRFSSIRPEAYWALHKQQRADLVWKTLFVENTPLSEATRGVIAVLQAFGLNAGASTLDSVRAFFCKQDFAEHVRNVFQLAGVSEVVMTNDPLDNEEAALWKAGASGGQGFMPALRLDRILNDGATTDSDPRQFLEQSAARMMPKYMAVSLPDSFTFPSADLRTKLLREAVLPACRQLDIPLALMIGVRRGVNPALRSAGDAAGRADMRSLEALCSEFPDNRFLVSMLSRENQHELCVYARKFRNLLPFGCWWFLNNSSIVEEITRERLEMLGTSFIPQHSDARVLEQLIYKWRNTRRTIAPILAAAYKRLEEDGRSVSRSDIQRDVNRLFRGNFEHWTTTHAR
- a CDS encoding MFS transporter — translated: MRAEAEASTPAERSSYFRWGLCGLLFFATTINYVDRQVLSILKPTLQAQFGWRESDYSWIVVAFQLAYAVMMPIAGRLIDRIGTRIGYAAAVVVWSLASVSHAFARSAVQFTVARFSLGIGEAGNFPAAVRTIAEAFPQEERSFATGIFNGGTNIGVIAAALIVPAVTLRMGWQATFLVTGAMGFAWIVAWVVAHRVLRPVPLIQGDSRPAGAAGGRSHTVLAPTRELLADRASWAFIIGKFVTDPVWWFYLFWIPGFLNKAYGVDLTSVGPPLITIYLAADAGSIAGGWLSKGFASRGWPPNSARKTAMLICAAAATPVMLLLWVQTLWPAVALIGLAAAAHQGWAANLFTIVSDAFPKQAVASVIGLGGLAGAVSGLLVSPLVGYWLDFSNGAYRPIFFLAGTAYLGALLLIHAFVPQLGGRRSLT
- a CDS encoding sugar ABC transporter ATP-binding protein, whose protein sequence is MTPILEILEVSKSFPGVKALQSIQFEAAPGEVVALVGENGAGKSTLMKILAGIHQPDSGSIRIDGAPVEIRSPRDAARLGIAVIHQELELVETLDVAGNIFLGREFTWRAAPFIDKNRMWLEAGKILQQLNAPISPRARISELPLAHKQLVEIARALSLNAKILLMDEPTSSLTAAEAENLMRITGELKASGVCIIYISHRLSEIRRIADRVIVLRDGKNAGELRAGEITHDRMIRLMVGRDLTPSSHAAASTPQPGGFEIRQFRTSAYPEAEISLIAYAGEILGITGLVGAGRSELARAIFGVDRPVSGTLFREGAPLKIDSVRDAIGAGIYLVPEDRRSLGLITSMTVRENITLPAMRRYSSGGLIRRAAENRGAKKACEALRIKTPSLETAAASLSGGNQQKVVLAKWLSLDPKLLLFDEPTRGVDVGAKAEIYQLMRELAGRGAAIIMISSDMEEILGNSDRVAVMREGQITGVLDRAQLSEEAIMRLAVA
- a CDS encoding ABC transporter permease, coding for MTRKDLGILALLVILCVVTAVRNPQFLSAANLQNMSRLIGMFGIFSIGGGIVIITGGIDLSVGSAFALLGILLSMMLTEWHWPAAAAAAAVIVLGMLMGLAHGILITRLRLQPFIVTLCGLLLYRGMARYIAEDTTKGFGSQGFEWLRRAATGTVAGVPMPFVLLVVVAVFMGVVLHSSVYGRHLFAVGRNAEASRYSGIHADNVITIAYVIAGGLTGIAAILIAFYTNSISPSSHGNFYELYAIAAAVLGGCSLRGGEGSIVGVVIGTALLQVLRNLVNLLDIPGSLDFAVMGAVILIGVIADQILRPRNKVVL
- a CDS encoding SMP-30/gluconolactonase/LRE family protein is translated as MNSKVTLLAAAGCLGAMVVLGQAPASQTGPGVQAPQDAKYAAFIAKNCKVPPTQARGGGAGRGSGSAAGRGGGAGRGSGGGRGSAADTGPEEYTVTAIPGIIAAGQKWKSVWTGTGNDADGIMATKDGGILAAQNTNSQVMKIDKDGKVTFPYTHTPTAGSIAMNKKGSLFVLERALPQAIEQLEPKRHIFANMINGEPLDCAGGLVNDMVAASNGGVYFTMGGVFYANPAGVITKQGTVAGTNGIVLSPNEKTLYVTGRITPAPAGGGGGSMIAFDIKPDGSLTNERQYAMAGGDGSAVDSQGRLYATGGPGLPGGKPALSVIGTDGKIIGQIPIPRPFITVVFSGKDKKTLYGVFNNQRQDEIFSIQMIAQGYKGRSK
- a CDS encoding MBL fold metallo-hydrolase, whose protein sequence is MKSAWYLSAVLFAAAALSASVLAQGTDYSKIEFTAKKVSSNLYMIAGSPNVDVNHPDAAGGLVGVLAGPDGIFMVDAQYAQVSQKLLAAIRKISTEPIRFMANTHIHPDHTAGNPFFEKLGVVIFAREELREQMARPPRGGNGNAGAARDTSGYPIVTYGMGAPVKLHMNGEVIDLIPVRAAHTGGDTMVRFENTNVIMIGDFYRNFGYPFIDRANGGTLNGMLEGCEQLMKTAGPDTVLIPGHGTWIKRNDLVPYADMIKSVRDKVKALIAQGKTEKEVVAAKVTAPWDATTAGGLGAAGADVTSADRFVSEVYQELKSN
- a CDS encoding PQQ-dependent sugar dehydrogenase; amino-acid sequence: MTKATLLGAAICLAIQGSMAAAQTIHSAPRPPAQTGAPAGESATPDGYAPIPAWFGQTRAPRPLKTAEYTVETVAEGLNGAFSFNFLPDGRMIAAERSGHIRLVGKDGKVSEVLGLPSNLWAQGQGLFEVRPDRAFATNRTLYLTYTVLPDDANRQALPRSPGVVVVSRARLSADDTRIEDLKILLNGEGTLGRVIQAPDGTLLVTSSIPAGLGINSVDWPQPQQLDSNMGKILRINTDGTIPKDNPFAGRPGAHPEIYALGFRDVQGITIHPRTGKLWTSEHGPRGGDEINAVEKGKNYGFPVIGYGHEYNGKPINGDKTFQEGMEQPVYFWTPDIAPAGIAFYTGKLFPAWQGDLFVCELVGRTLVRLVLNGERVIGEERLLTNLNARIRGVNEGPDGALYVMTDGPGGKILRLVPKR